A genomic region of Glycine max cultivar Williams 82 chromosome 15, Glycine_max_v4.0, whole genome shotgun sequence contains the following coding sequences:
- the LOC100820603 gene encoding uncharacterized protein, with product MEGKGGGEVRRLHIIYFLSQIGGRADHPHLIRVLHLARNGVYLRDVKRWLGELRGKDLPDAFAWSYKSRRYKSGYVWQDLLDDDLITPISDNEYVLKGSQIHPTPFTTTPSLAEKKIAVCDIHAEKKCTQVQLVEDENQQPQQQPLAEEEPRIQQDLNSKIDTLTKGSSEISQDSSLVFSSDRSSVTDDDSSKVEEEKHIEATGKKGFNEINQEKLETCSLPSLYHNLLITKASHKDDLNKTSSPESSFSTISSSSSQSSFTKIRSNSTKVSNVFRNWITCGTVETKDAALVLMNPAQKNLSKEPINIPERRVEICKGDKLGGSARCFRTSWGPHHQKQQYGARKSFEGNETNRSRKKLGELLNQTSSKPFGGPTCSQCGKSFKPEKMHKHMKSCKGMKALGKSSTTVEEAQLQGSSSSSYTDYFLTN from the exons ATGGAAGGCAAAGGTGGAGGAGAAGTGAGAAGGCTTCACATCATTTACTTCCTTAGTCAGATAGGTGGTCGTGCAGATCATCCTCATCTAATTCGTGTTCTTCATCTTGCCCGAAATGGGGTTTATCTTAGAG ATGTTAAGAGATGGCTTGGGGAATTGAGAGGAAAAGACTTGCCTGATGCTTTTGCTTGGTCCTACAAGAG CAGGAGGTACAAGAGTGGATATGTGTGGCAAGACTTGTTGGATGACGACCTCATAACCCCCATCTCTGACAATGAATACGTCCTCAAAGGATCACAAATCCACCCTACCCCATTTA CAACAACTCCTTCACTTGCAGAAAAGAAAATTGCGGTTTGTGATATCCATGCTGAGAAGAAATGTACTCAAGTACAACTTGTAGAGGACGAAAACCAGCAGCCACAGCAGCAGCCTCTAGCGGAAGAAGAACCTCGAATTCAACAAGACTTGAATTCGAAAATAGATACTCTGACAAAAGGGTCATCAGAAATCAGCCAGGACTCATCATTGGTCTTCAGCTCAGACAGGTCATCTGTGACAGATGATGACTCTTCTAAGGTCGAAGAAGAGAAGCATATAGAGGCTACAGGCAAAAAGGGATTCAACGAAATCAACCAAGAGAAGTTAGAGACTTGCTCATTGCCTTCCTTGTATCACAATCTGTTGATTACGAAGGCTAGCCACAAAGATGACTTGAATAAAACCAGCTCACCTGAGTCATCCTTCTCCactatatcatcatcatcatctcaaTCCTCTTTTACTAAGATCAGAAGCAATTCTACTAAAGTTTCTAATGTGTTCCGCAATTGGATTACCTGTGGCACTGTGGAAACAAAGGATGCAGCACTGGTCCTGATGAACCCGGCTCAAAAGAATTTATCCAAGGAACCTATCAACATACCTGAAAGAAGGGTTGAGATTTGTAAGGGAGACAAATTGGGAGGATCAGCCAGGTGTTTTAGAACTTCTTGGGGCCCTCATCACCAGAAACAACAATATGGGGCAAG AAAAAGCTTTGAAGGAAATGAAACTAACCGGAGCAGGAAAAAGTTAGGGGAGTTGCTAAATCAAACTTCTTCCAAACCATTTGGTGGACCAACTTGCTC GCAATGCGGGAAGTCGTTTAAGCCTGAGAAAATGCACAAACACATGAAGTCTTGTAAAGGAATGAAAGCCTTGGGAAAGTCATCCACAACTGTTGAGGAGGCACAGCTTCAgggatcatcatcttcatcttatACAGATTACTTTTTGACCAACTAA
- the LOC100818833 gene encoding major facilitator superfamily domain-containing protein 12 isoform X1, whose translation MGTIVEADDTYTKILGRWPVFYYGMGHMLNDITAACWFTYLLLFLTDIGLSPRNAAAVMLSGQVADGFATILVGELIDRFGHFKIWHGAGSLLVAISFSSVFGGCLPCKLFSSNSCTFETVSYSVFAAIFNLGWAATQVSHMSMVSCITLNSTSRVALASCRNAFTMVANLSLYAVALIVFSVINGKTHDDVENQYRWIAYFSIFIGCCFVGVFLLATKEPRLKLGVHGMVHARISWDYWFKRILYYQVALVYVLTRLVLNISQAYLAFFVINDLQMAQSAKALVPALIYICSFVVSIALQEIAWTGRMLKAYYSAGCILWIFCGAVILLLTTNMSYVMYIVSVFIGIANALMMVTGVSMQNFLIGGNLNGCAFVVGSLSFLDKISCGIALYVLQSNQNLSPQLQATTQFPFSVTRVGLGLVPAFCALVGVVVTCTMDFHNPSKSMTAPLLA comes from the exons ATGGGTACTATTGTTGAAGCAGATGACACATATACCAAGATCCTAGGAAGATGGCCAGTCTTTTACTATGGCATGGGGCACATGCTCAATGACATAACTGCTGCTTGTTGGTTCACctatttattattgttcttgACAGATATTGGACTTTCACCTAG GAATGCAGCTGCTGTGATGCTTTCAGGTCAAGTGGCTGATGGATTTGCCACCATACTTGTTGGTGAACTG ATAGACAGGTTTGGACACTTCAAGATATGGCATGGTGCTGGATCTTTATTGGTCGCAATTTCATTTTCGTCAGTTTTTGGTGGTTGTTTACCATGCAAACTGTTTAGTTCCAATTCATGTACTTTCGAAACTGTGAGTTACAGCGTGTTTGCAGCAATCTTCAATTTGGGCTGGGCTGCTACTCAGGTTTCTCACAT GTCCATGGTGAGTTGCATCACACTGAACTCTACAAGCAGAGTGGCACTGGCTAGCTGTCGCAATGCTTTTACCATG GTTGCGAACCTGAGCCTGTATGCAGTTGCATTGATAGTATTCAGTGTCATCAATGGAAAAACACATGACGATGTCGAAAATCAG TACCGCTGGATTGCatatttctcaatttttattgGATGCTGCTTTGTGGGCGTATTTCTTCTTGCAACTAAAGAGCCCAG ATTGAAGTTGGGTGTACATGGAATGGTTCATGCAAGGATTTCATGGGATTACTGGTTCAAGAGAATTCTGTATTATCAGGTTGCTCTTGTTTATGTTCTCACAAGATTGGTTCTCAACATTTCACAG GCATACCTTGCTTTCTTTGTCATCAATGACCTACAAATGGCCCAATCAGCCAAAGCTTTG GTTCCTGCTCTCATATACATCTGCAGCTTCGTTGTGTCTATAGCATTACAG GAGATTGCATGGACTGGCCGAATGCTTAAGGCCTACTACTCTGCTGGATGCATTCTTTGGATTTTTTGTGGTGCAGTGATCCTTCTTTTAACCACAAATATGAGTTATGTCATGTACATAGTATCAGTATTCATTGGCATAGCAAATGCTCTCATGATG GTGACTGGAGTAAGCATGCAAAACTTTCTCATTGGAGGGAACCTTAATGGTTGTGCATTTGTTGTTGGATCATTGAGCTTTTTGGACAAAATTTCATGTGGGATTGCTTTATATGTTCTCCAGTCAAACCAAA ATCTCTCTCCACAGCTCCAGGCAACAACCCAATTCCCCTTTTCAGTTACAAGGGTTGGTTTGGGTCTTGTTCCTGCATTTTGTGCTCTAGTTGGGGTTGTAGTAACTTGCACCATGGATTTCCACAATCCTTCAAAGTCTATGACGGCACCACTATTGGCCTAG
- the LOC100775707 gene encoding serum response factor homolog A, translating into MEVQSPAAKRHYDITMSRRTRKQQQQQRQQQQQFPVQGNEKTKSTMDDDEATPKDADVHVTVETKATQTVSVAGEVKEGGESDHKSLKQLIIGDDDHKEAKKGSSNNNSNNNNSDHERGGKGGSRNSLGEHFTEEEKQHNLQLVRMQQNKDNLQGLKLKKLVRRYAKVLGHLMKAKRDPHLGGDAGKKPVFKLSA; encoded by the coding sequence atggaggttcaATCTCCTGCAGCAAAACGCCACTATGACATCACCATGTCAAGAAGAACAaggaaacaacaacaacaacaacgacaacaacaacaacaatttccAGTGCAAGGCAACGAGAAAACCAAATCAACAATGGATGATGATGAAGCAACACCAAAGGATGCTGATGTTCATGTCACAGTGGAAACAAAAGCTACTCAAACTGTTTCTGTTGCTGGTGAGGTGAAAGAGGGTGGTGAGAGTGACCACAAAAGCTTGAAGCAACTCATCATAGGAGATGATGATCACAAAGAAGCAAAGAAGggtagtagtaataataatagtaataataataatagtgatCATGAGAGAGGTGGCAAAGGAGGATCAAGGAACTCACTTGGTGAACACTTCACAGAGGAAGAGAAGCAGCATAATCTTCAGCTGGTTAGGATGCAACAGAATAAGGACAACCTCCAAGGCTTGAAGTTGAAGAAGTTGGTGCGTCGTTACGCCAAAGTTTTGGGGCATTTGATGAAGGCTAAGCGTGATCCTCATCTAGGTGGTGATGCTGGGAAAAAACCTGTTTTCAAGTTATCAGCCTAG
- the LOC100818833 gene encoding major facilitator superfamily domain-containing protein 12 isoform X2, with the protein MLSGQVADGFATILVGELIDRFGHFKIWHGAGSLLVAISFSSVFGGCLPCKLFSSNSCTFETVSYSVFAAIFNLGWAATQVSHMSMVSCITLNSTSRVALASCRNAFTMVANLSLYAVALIVFSVINGKTHDDVENQYRWIAYFSIFIGCCFVGVFLLATKEPRLKLGVHGMVHARISWDYWFKRILYYQVALVYVLTRLVLNISQAYLAFFVINDLQMAQSAKALVPALIYICSFVVSIALQEIAWTGRMLKAYYSAGCILWIFCGAVILLLTTNMSYVMYIVSVFIGIANALMMVTGVSMQNFLIGGNLNGCAFVVGSLSFLDKISCGIALYVLQSNQNLSPQLQATTQFPFSVTRVGLGLVPAFCALVGVVVTCTMDFHNPSKSMTAPLLA; encoded by the exons ATGCTTTCAGGTCAAGTGGCTGATGGATTTGCCACCATACTTGTTGGTGAACTG ATAGACAGGTTTGGACACTTCAAGATATGGCATGGTGCTGGATCTTTATTGGTCGCAATTTCATTTTCGTCAGTTTTTGGTGGTTGTTTACCATGCAAACTGTTTAGTTCCAATTCATGTACTTTCGAAACTGTGAGTTACAGCGTGTTTGCAGCAATCTTCAATTTGGGCTGGGCTGCTACTCAGGTTTCTCACAT GTCCATGGTGAGTTGCATCACACTGAACTCTACAAGCAGAGTGGCACTGGCTAGCTGTCGCAATGCTTTTACCATG GTTGCGAACCTGAGCCTGTATGCAGTTGCATTGATAGTATTCAGTGTCATCAATGGAAAAACACATGACGATGTCGAAAATCAG TACCGCTGGATTGCatatttctcaatttttattgGATGCTGCTTTGTGGGCGTATTTCTTCTTGCAACTAAAGAGCCCAG ATTGAAGTTGGGTGTACATGGAATGGTTCATGCAAGGATTTCATGGGATTACTGGTTCAAGAGAATTCTGTATTATCAGGTTGCTCTTGTTTATGTTCTCACAAGATTGGTTCTCAACATTTCACAG GCATACCTTGCTTTCTTTGTCATCAATGACCTACAAATGGCCCAATCAGCCAAAGCTTTG GTTCCTGCTCTCATATACATCTGCAGCTTCGTTGTGTCTATAGCATTACAG GAGATTGCATGGACTGGCCGAATGCTTAAGGCCTACTACTCTGCTGGATGCATTCTTTGGATTTTTTGTGGTGCAGTGATCCTTCTTTTAACCACAAATATGAGTTATGTCATGTACATAGTATCAGTATTCATTGGCATAGCAAATGCTCTCATGATG GTGACTGGAGTAAGCATGCAAAACTTTCTCATTGGAGGGAACCTTAATGGTTGTGCATTTGTTGTTGGATCATTGAGCTTTTTGGACAAAATTTCATGTGGGATTGCTTTATATGTTCTCCAGTCAAACCAAA ATCTCTCTCCACAGCTCCAGGCAACAACCCAATTCCCCTTTTCAGTTACAAGGGTTGGTTTGGGTCTTGTTCCTGCATTTTGTGCTCTAGTTGGGGTTGTAGTAACTTGCACCATGGATTTCCACAATCCTTCAAAGTCTATGACGGCACCACTATTGGCCTAG
- the LOC102669473 gene encoding uncharacterized protein, with protein sequence MASLTPGVLSKLLDNAGSKVTAPHRQALLQVTEIVPRLSSTSPLQSRGYFLKLSDSLHSAYVSVPDADADLISAGKLNLGQFVYVTRLDAASPVPLVRGLNPLPKRRPCVGNPIELVPSERLRVTTTTTKKKKKKVEVFKRGKGSPEWKKEKGLEMMRRLSLDSSRRVWDHSPVSEGITASASNKLKAKKSNPTLPNEIDKKVFSVKPDSPLKSPTSSISPLKNKNENLCPKSLTSTPCGGTVHSQLVKVPLNCKSWRHDTPACCEDVSSPMCDLGKQVVAHRNVAFLAAVRSLEEASATDTVIQCMCMYAELCQSGQTHSPGSLVKQFLELHLSLQRVTVLIDLLLNPFPETKSSSHSTLQCLTEDACKVPARKNAISWVQAAIGTNLSKFNLFKTQAKSEVLNGEKCHYVVIESSPEDINTENSPAQNKQNRVTQANHLPNSTAKKLPSSKRNLLAAKNKDADKHDRSKEIKLKEVASLAEKLLEASSEWFLKYLEESLSNEYGLKNEGNIEIASLLGQLKQVNHWLDNLAGGDKVDHRVEKLRKNLYRFLLEHVNSAVTCN encoded by the exons ATGGCGTCCCTGACCCCAGGCGTTCTCTCGAAGCTACTCGACAACGCCGGCTCGAAGGTAACCGCCCCGCACCGGCAAGCCCTTCTTCAGGTGACGGAGATCGTGCCGCGCCTCTCCTCAACCTCCCCATTACAAAGCCGCGGCTACTTCCTCAAACTCTCGGACTCTCTTCACTCCGCCTACGTCTCCGTCCCCGACGCCGACGCCGACCTCATCTCCGCCGGCAAGCTCAACCTTGGCCAGTTCGTCTACGTCACCCGCCTCGACGCCGCCTCCCCCGTCCCCCTCGTCCGCGGCCTCAACCCCCTCCCCAAGCGGAGACCCTGCGTCGGGAACCCCATTGAGTTGGTACCAAGTGAGAGGCTTCGcgttaccaccaccaccaccaagaagaagaagaagaaagtagaGGTTTTTAAGAGAGGGAAGGGTTCTCCCGAATGGAAGAAGGAGAAGGGGTTGGAGATGATGAGGAGGTTGAGTTTGGATTCTTCTAGAAGGGTTTGGGATCATAGTCCGGTTTCTGAAGGGATAACTGCTTCTGCTTCTAACAAACTCAAGGCCAAGAAATCTAACCCCACTTTGCCTAAC GAGATAGACAAGAAGGTTTTTTCTGTCAAACCAGATTCTCCACTAAAATCGCCAACATCAAGTATCTCACCCTTGAAGAATAAAAACGAGAACCTTTGTCCAAAATCATTGACAAGCACACCCTGTGGTGGCACTGTTCATAGCCAACTTGTTAAAGTGCCACTCAATTGCAAGAGTTGGCGGCATGATACTCCTGCATGTTGTGAAGATGTCTCATCCCCCATGTGTGATCTTGGAAAA CAAGTTGTAGCTCATAGAAATGTTGCTTTTTTGGCAGCTGTGCGGTCTCTTGAAGAAGCATCAGCTACAGATACTGTGATCCAATGCATGTG CATGTATGCAGAACTTTGCCAGTCTGGTCAAACACATTCTCCTGGATCACTTGTGAAGCAGTTTTTGGAGCTTCACCTGAGTTTGCAGAGAGTAACAGTGCTGATTGATTTGTTACTTAACCCATTTCCTGAAACAAAGTCAAGCAGCCACTCTACCCTACAGTGTCTAACAGAAGATGCATGCAAAGTTCCCGCTCGGAAGAATGCTATATCTTGGGTACAAGCTGCCATAGGTACCAATCTTTCCAAATTCAATCTATTCAAAACACAGGCAAAAAGTGAGGTTCTAAATGGCGAGAAATGTCATTATGTTGTCATTGAGAGTTCTCCTGAGGACATCAATACCGAGAATTCACCTGCTCAAAACAAGCAAAATCGTGTAACTCAAGCAAACCACTTGCCAAATTCAACTGCTAAAAAACTTCCTTCTTCAAAGCGGAATCTCTTGGCAGCCAAGAACAAGGATGCTGACAAACATGATCGatcaaaagaaatcaaattaaaagagGTTGCGAGTTTGGCAGAAAAACTGCTTGAGGCATCTAGCGAATGGTTCCTGAAGTACTTGGAGGAGTCTCTGAGTAATGAATATGGGTTGAAAAATGAAGGGAACATTGAAATTGCAAGTCTTCTTGGCCAGCTCAAACAGGTGAATCACTGGTTAGATAATTTGGCTGGTGGAGATAAGGTTGATCACAGGGTAGAGAAGCTAAGGAAAAATTTGTACCGGTTTCTACTTGAGCATGTTAATTCTGCCGTTACTTGTAATTAG